The genomic window GTCGGTGAGCACGGATTGCACGGGCGCGGCGCCGATGCGCTCGACATCGCGCAACTCGGCCGCCGCCACGCGCCGCGCGACATGTTCGCGCAATTGCGCCATGGTGTCCTGCGAAAGCCGCGCGAACAGCACGCCCGACACGACGCGCGTAATCAACGCGACGACCGCGCACAACGCGAAGCGCCACGCGAGCGCGCTATCGGCGGAAGCGGTCGACGATAAAGCGCGATTGAGCGTGGCGACCAGCATCACGCTCGCGATGCCGTTCAACACGCATGCGACCAGCGCGACGGAGAACGCGCCGCGCGAGCGCTTCAGGAGCGCGAGGATCAGGCGCGTCGCGGGCTTTTGCCCGGATGCGGGCGAAGTATCGAAAGGCTCGTGGATAGCGGTCATTGGGTCATAAGGTGGCACTTGGATGAATGAGCGGCGCGCGATGCGCCTCTCCATAGAGACGTTTCGGCGCGTCGAATCTTTAGCGCCATTCATCGCACGTGCGTTCGAACGTTGCTGGCAGGCGCTCTCGCAAGCACGCCAAAAAAACCGGTAAAAATTCTTTTGCGCGATTCGTCATCCCGAGTGAAGCCGCTTTTCCGGTGGCGCCCCGTTCATGCCGCAGCTTTTACTGACGCGGCCAGAACCGAAGGACTTAATGCCGATGACGAGTTTCCCGACCGCGCTGCATCTCCGTATTCAGGCGCTTGCACGCCTTCAACCCGACGCGGGTGCGCTTGCCTTTGCGCATCACGATGCGCATCTTTCGCGCGGCGCACTCGATGCGCGTGCCGCACGTCTCGCGGCGCGTTTGCGCGCGTCCGGCGTCGGCGCCGAAGTGCGTGTTGGCGTGTGTGTCGAGCGTTCGTGCGAGTTGTTCGTCGCGCTGCTTGCCGTGCTGAAGGCAGGCGGCGTGTTCGTGCCGCTCGATCCGCATCATCCGGCCGCGCGGCTCGACTGGATCGCGAAGGATGCGGGGCTTGCGCATGGCATCGTCGATCAAAGCGCCGATGCACGGATGCGCGCGCGCTTTGCGCATTGCTTCAACGTGCATGACGATCATGCAGACACGCCCGCGTTCGAAGACGATGCGCCCGTTCATCCGCGCTCGGCCGCGTACATGATCTACACGTCGGGCTCGACGGGTACGCCCAAGGCCGTCGTTGTCGAGCATGGACCGCTTGCTGCGCATTGCGATGCACTCGTGGCGGCGCTCGGCATCGGCGAGGGCGATAGTCTGCTGCATTTCGCGTCGGTCAATTTCGATGCCGCGCACGAATGCTGGCTTGCGCCGCTCGCGGTCGGCGCGCGCGTGGTCATCACGCCGCCGCCGCCGTTCGCGCCCGATGCGGCGCACGCGCTGATCGAGCGTGAAGGCGTGAACGTGGCGGCGTTTCCGCCGGCTTATCTACGCGAGTTCGCGGCATTGGCCGAGCGCGTCGGCGTGCCTCCATCGTTGCGCGTGCTCGCGTTCGGTGGCGAAGCGTTGTCACGCGAAGCATTCGCGCACGTGCGGCGCGTGTTTGCCGCGCAACGGCTGATCAACGGCTATGGTCCGACCGAAGCCGTGATCTCGCCGATGTTGTGGCCGGTCGAGCCGCACGTCACGCCCGATCTGAGCGATGCCGATGCGTACGCGTCGCTGCCCATCGGACGCGTGATCGGCCCGCGTGTCGCGCGCATCGAAGACGACGAGTTGCTGCTCGGCGGCGCGTGTATCGCGCGCGGTTATCACGGACGTGCGGCGCTCACGGCCGAACGCTTCACGCCGGATGCTGCGGGCGCGCCGGGCGCGCGCATCTATCGCACGGGCGATCTCGCGCGCGAACGAGCCGATGGCGCATTCGACTATCTCGGCCGCATCGACGATCAAGTGCAGATTCGTGGCGTGCGCGTCGAGCCTGCGGAAGTTGCCGCGTGCCTGCGTGCGCATGCATCGGTGCGCGATGCGGCCGTGATCGCGGAAACGACGAACGGCCGCACGCAACTAACTGCCTGTCTCGTGTTCCACCGCGAAGATGTCGATGCGCCCGCGTTGAAGCAATTCCTCGCCGAACGCTTGCCTGCAGCGTGGCAGCCGCATCGTTACGTGAAGTTCGAGCGTTTGCCTTATACGTTGAACGGCAAGCTCGATCGCAATGCGCTCAAGGCGCAGATCGCGTCCGCTCACGCATTGCGCGGTGCGGACTTCATCGCGCCCGCGACCGATACCGAGCGCCGCCTCGCGCAAACATGGCAGCGCATTCTGAATGACGACGCGCCGCTTGGTCGCACCGATCGCTTCTTCGATCTGGGCGGCGATTCGCTCGCGGCGATGCAACTGCAAGCGGCTATTCGTATCGAATGGCGCGTGAACCTGCGTCTCGATGCGCTGTTCGACGATCCGTCGCTCGAAGCACTGGCCGCGTTGATCGATCGCAGCGAATGCGAGGCAAGCGGCACGTCCATCCTGAAGCGCGTCGCGTCGACGAACGCGGCCTTCATCGATCGCGCTGCTTCGTTCGCGCAGCAGCGTTTCTGGGTGCTCGCGCAGACACGCGATGCGAGTGCGGCATATCACATCGCGGGTCATTGGGACATTCGCGGCTCGCTCGATACACACGCATTGCAACGCGCACTCGATAGCGTGATCGAGCGTCACGAAGCGTGGCGCACGACGCTCGTCGAGAACGATGATGGCATCGTCATGCAGCGCATTCACGCGTCCTTGCCGGTGACGATCGAACGTGTGAGCGCGGATGCATCGAACGATATCGACGCACGTGCACGACGTCATGCAAGCGAAGCATTCGATCTGTCGAACGGGCCGCTTTTGCGCGCGACGCTCGTCACTTTCGGCGACGAATCGCATCGTCTGATGTTGACGGCGCATCACGCAATCTCGGATGGCTATAGCTCGCGAATCGTCTTCGATGAACTCGCGCACGCGTATTCCGCGCATGTGGAAGGGCGCGCGCTGCAACTGTCCGCATTGCCGATTCAATATGCGGATTACGCGCAATGGCAACGCGAACTCGTCGCGGGCGAGGAGGGCGAACGTCAGCTCGCCTATTGGCGCGAAGCGCTTCGCGATGCGCCGGAACCGCTCGCGCTTCCCTTCGATCGCGCGCGTCCCGCCGAACGCGATCATCGCGGCGGACGTGTTGCGTTGCGCTTGTCCGTCGAGACTTCGGAAGCGTTGCGCGAACTCGCGCGCAACGTGCATGCGTCGCCGTTCGTCGTGCTGCTCGCTGCGTTCGATGCGTGGCTCTACCGGCTTAGCGGAGCAAACGATGTCGTCGTTGCGGTGCCGGTCGCGCATCGGCAACGTGCCGAGACGGCATCGCTCATCGGCCTGTTACTGAACACGCTTGCATTGCGTGCGCGCGTCGATGCGCATCAGACGTTTTCTCAGTTGCTCGATGCAGTGCGCACGCACGCGCTCGCTGCATTCGCGCATCAGGACGTGCCCTTCGATCGCGTGCTCGATGCTGTCAAACCGCCTGTTGCGCGCGGCGACGAATGGTTGCGGGTGAAGTTTGCGCAGCAGTTCGATACGCAATTGCACGCGCATTTGCCGGGCGCACACGCAGTGGCGACGCCGGGTCCCGATCTCGCCGCACGCTTCGACTACGCGCTCGATTTCACCGACGATGCGCGCGGCATCGAACTGGTCGCGGCGCATGCGCTCGATTGCATCGACCGCGCGACGGCGCAAGCATGGCTCAATAGTTTCGCGACACTCGTGGACGAAGCAGTGCGCCATCCGTCGCGTGCGATTACTGCGCTCGATTGCGCAACTCGACATGACCGGCAGCGAGGCCGCGCGCTGACATTCGCGTCTCACGATGTGCTCGCGCTGATCGCGCAACATGCGAGCGCCACGCCGCATCGCATCGCGCTTGCGGACGCGCATACGCAAGTCACATTCGCCGAACTCGACGATGCATCGAATCGCATCGCACTTGCGCTGCGTCAGAAGGGCGCGGCGGCGGAGCGCGCGGTGGCCGTGTGCATCGAGCGTTCGGCGCGCTTCGTCGTTGCACTCATCGGCGCGATGAAGTCGGGCGCATACGCGGTGCCGCTCGATCCGGCGATGCCGCAAACACGCCTCGACGCGGCCATGCAAGCATGCGATGCATCGCTCGCACTCGTTGCAATGAGCGACGAACGCGCGCCGCAATCGCTCGGCAATGCGCGTGTGCTCGACGTCGATACGCTTGCGCAGGACGCATCGCTGGCCAACGCGGCGATGCAGCGCGCGCATATCGCGCCGGTGCAGACCGCATACGTCATCTTCACGTCCGGATCGACCGGTACGCCGAAGGGCGTCGCGGTGCCGCATCGTGCGCTCGCGGACTACGTGCAAGGCATGCTCGATGAACTCGCGTTCGCGCCGGGCACATCTATGGCGATGGTCTCGACCGTCGCCGCCGACCTCGGTCACACGACGCTCTTCGGTGCCTTGTGCTCGGGCCGCACGCTGCATCTGTTGCCGGCTCAATGCGCATTCGATCCCGACCGCTTCGCCGCCGAGATGCGCGCGCGCGAAGTGGGCGTGTTGAAGATCGTGCCGAGTCATCTGCATGCGTTGCTCGAAGCGCAGCATGGCGCAGATGTGTTGCCGTCGCATGCGCTCGTAACGGGCGGCGAAGTGTTGCCGTGGACGCTGGTCGATCGCGTGAAGGCGTTGAAGCCCGCGTGCCGCGTGATCAATCACTACGGCCCGACCGAAGCGACCGTCGGTGCGCTCACATGCGAAGTGCCGGCATTGACGGACGACGCACGCGGCCCGCACGGCGCACCGCTCGGCCTGCCGCTGCCGAACGCCTGCGCCTACGTGTGCGATGCGTTCGGCGCGTGCGTGCCGGCCGGCGGCATCGGCGAACTGTATTTGGGCGGTCCGGGCGTCGCGCGCGGCTATCTCGAACGCGCGGCGGCCACGGCCGAACGCTTCGTGCCGCATCCGTTCGCGCGCGGCGAGCGACTTTATCGCACAGGCGATCGCGTGAAGCTGCTTGCCGATGGCCGTATCGCGTTCCTTGGACGTCTCGACGATCAGGTGAAGATTCGCGGCTATCGCGTCGAACCGGGCGAAGTGAGCGCGGCGTTGCGTGCGTTGGATGGCGTCGCACAAGCCGAGACGCTGCCGGTCGAACGCGACGGACGCGTGCAGCTCGCATCGTTCGTGACGGGTTCATGCAGTAACGATGCCGCGTTGCGCGAAGCACTCGCCGCGCGTCTTCCCGACTACATGGTGCCCGCGACGATCGTCGTGCTCGATGCGTTGCCGGTGACGCCCAACGGCAAAATCGATCGCGCCGCGCTGCGCGATCTCGCGATGAAGCCCATCGAACAGGCACACGTTGGCGATGCGCCGCGCGGTGAGAAGGAAGAAGCGATCGCGGCAGTGTGGAGCGAGGTGCTGAAAGCGCGGCACATCGGCCGCGACGACAACTTCTTCGAACTCGGCGGCGATTCGATTCTCGTTCTGCAAGTGATCGCGCGCCTGAAGAAGCGCGGACTGCGCGCGACGCCCAAGCAAGTATTCGACAACGCGACGGTCGCGCAACTCGCGCTCGTCGCGAAGACGCTCGATACGGCCGAAGCGAAAGCGCCTGCACCCGCTGCGGCCGGGCCAGCGGACACGCTCACGCCTGCGCAATTGCGCTTCTTCGAACTCGATATTCCGCATCGCGGCCACTGGAATCAGTCGATTGAATTCGACACCGATGCCACGTTCGACTTCGATGCCTTCGCGCGCGCCTTCGATGCGCTGCTTACGCATCATGAAATCTTCCGGCAACGCTTCGAGCAGATTGGCGCGACGAATGCATGGCGCGTCGTAACGGCACCGAAGGCATACGATGCGCTTCCGCTCGCCGCGATCATGGCCAACGACGAAGCCGATGCAATCGCGCAATTCGACGCCATTCAACGCACGCTCGACATCTCGCGCGGCCCGCTTGCGTGCGCACTGGCGGCATCATTGCCGGACGGGCGCACGGAGCTGTATCTCGCGATTCATCATTTGATCGTCGATGGCGTGTCGTGGCGCATCCTGCTCGACGATCTCGCGAACGCATATCGCGCGGCGCAAGTTCGAGGCGTTGCAACACTGACGCGAACGGGCGCGACCGCATCGCAATGGGCCGCGCGTCTTGCGAAGGCCGCGCGTGATGCGCAGTCTCCGTTTGCTGATGAAGTTGCGTACTGGACTTCGACGGCATCATCGGGGACGGACTTGCGCCTCGATCATCCCGAAGCACACGCCACCAACGCCGATGCAGCGATCATCGAACAGACGCTGGATGCGGCGCTCACGCGCGCCGTGCTCGCCGATGCGAACATCGCGTATCGCACGCAGACAGTCGAGATGCTGATCGCGGCGCTGGCGTATGCCATCGGTGAGGCGTGCCGCATCGAACTCGAAGGACATGGACGCGAAGCACTCTTCGACGACATCGACGCGAGCCGCACGCTCGGCTGGCTGACGAGTCACTATCCGCTTTCGGTGCCCGTCGAGGCATCGCCCATTGCGACGCTCGCGGCAACGAAAGACGCGTTGCGCGCGCTGCCGAACAAGGGCCTGGGCTTCGGCGTGCTGCGTCATTTCGGCGATGAGGCGACACGCGCCGCGCTCGCCAAGGTGCCGCGTCCGCGTGTGACGTTCAACTATCTCGGCCAGTTCGATACGCACGCCACGCGAGATGCGGCGTTCTCGCCGCGCTTCGGCGGCGCGGGTTGCGAGCGCGATCCGTCCGGTCCGCTGGGCAATGCGCTCGCCATTCACGCCTATGTCGACGATGGGAACGAACGCACGCTCAAGCTGCATTGTGTGTACGGTGCGACGCAATTCGAACGCGCGAGCATCGAAGCTATCGTGCAGCGCTTCGAGCGCGCGCTTGCCGACATGACGGCCGCGTGCGCAGAACGCATCGCCACGCGCGGTGCGGGCGCGACGCCCGGTGACTTCCCGCTTGCACGCAACGCAGGCCTCACGCATGCGATGCTGGAACGCATGCCGTTCGATTTGCGCGGCATCGTCGACATCTATCCGTTATCGCCGATGCAGCAGGGCATCCTGTTTCATTCGCTGTTCGCGCCGGAACAATCGACTTATGTGAATCAGCTCGCGGCAACGTTGATCGCGCCCGATGTCGATCGTCTGCGCGCGGGCTTCGAAGCAGCCGTGCCGCGTCACGACATTCTGCGCACAGGCTTTACGCCCGACGAAGCCGCGCCGATGCAGATCGTGCATCGTCAGGCGCGCATGCCGTTCGAAGTGTTCGACTGGCGCGGTCGTGAAGATGCACTGGCAGAGTTCGACACATGGCTCGCCGATGATCGCGCGCGCGGCTTCGATCTGGCAACGCCGCCGTTGATGCGTGTCATGTTGATTCGCATGACGGACGACGAATGGCGTCTCGTGTGGACGCGCCATCATCTTCTGCTCGACGGCTGGAGCACGGCGCGCATGTTCGCCGATGTATTGCGCGATTACATCGAGCCGCCGCGCGCGCAACCGTTCGCGGCAAGCGCCAAGACACGCTATCGCGACTTCATCGCGTGGCTTGCATCGCGCGATGCAGGCGCGGACAGAACCTTCTGGCTCGAACGACTCGCACGCCTCGACGAACCGACGCGCATCGCGCAGCGCGAAGCGAGCGGGACACCTTCGCTCGACGATCACCGCACGTGGCGCGCGACACTGGACGCCGCCACGACTACGCGCCTTACCGATACGGCGCGCCGGTTGCGCATCACGCTCAATACGCTGGTGCAGGGCGCATGGGCGCTCGCGTTGCAACGCATGACGCATCAGTCGAGCGTGGCGTTCGGTGCGACGGTGGCGGGCCGCCCCGATACGCTTTCCGATATCGACGGCGTGCTCGGGCTCTTTATCAACACGCTGCCCGTGATCACCGCGCCGCTGCCGCAACGTACCGCATCGTCGTGGTTGCGTGATTTGCAAGCCGATAGTGCGGCCTGCGCAGAGCACGCACATACCTCGCTCGCAGACATTCAACGTTGGGCGGGGCAAGGCGGCGCGCTGTTCGATACGCTCGTCGTGTTCGAAAACTATCCCGTCGATGAAGCGTGGACCGGACGCGATGCACGCGCGCTACAGATGCGCGATCTGCGCAATATCGAAGCGACCGACTTCGCGCTGACGCTCGTCGTGGAAGCGCGCGAATCGATCGTGATCGACTACGGCTACGACGCCGCGCGTCTGGATGTCGAGCGCGTGGCTGCGTTGCATCGCGCGATGTCCGTGTGTCTCGATGCATTCGCGGCGAACGCGGATGCGCCGCTCGGTGCGCTATCCATCGGCGAGGATTGCGCGCATTTCAACGCGACTGCGTGCGCATGGAGCGACGCGGAACGCGCGCCGCTGCATCGGCAATTCGAGCGCATGGCGAAGGCCACGCCCGATGCGGTCGCGCTCGAATTCGTCGCCAGCGACGGCACGCTGCAACGCATGAGCTACGCTGAACTCGATGCACGCGCCGATCGTGTGGCTGCTGCTCTGATCGCGTCGCATGTCGCGCCCGACACGGCGGTGGCGCTGTGCGTCGAGCGATCCTTCGAGATGGTCGTCGCGCTGTTCGGCGTGTTGAAGGCGGGCGCCGCGTACTTGCCGATCGATCCGGATTACCCGGCGGATCGCATCGCCTATTTGCTCGACGATGCGAAGCCCGCCGTCGTGCTGACGCAAGCGCATTTGCGCGAACGTGTCGAGGCTGCCGCCGCACAGGCGCGCGTGTTCGATATCGCGGCGCTCATGCAAAACGAAGCGACGCTCGATGCGCCCGTCGATGTCGCCGATGCGCAGCTCGCCTATCTCATCTACACCTCGGGATCGACCGGCAAGCCGAAGGGCGCGGGCAACACGCACGGCGCGCTGGCGAACCGCATTGCGTGGATGCAGCGCGCATATCGACTGACCGATGCCGATGTCGTGCTCCACAAGACGCCATTCGGTTTCGATGTATCCGTGTGGGAGTTCGTCTGGCCGCTCGCGACCGGCGCGAAGCTCGCGATTGCAGCGCCCGGCGATCATCGCGATCCGGCGCGACTGGTCGCCGCGATCGAAGCGCATCGCGTCAGCACGCTGCATTTCGTGCCGTCGATGCTGGCGGCATTCGTCGCGCATCTCGACGAATTCAACGAAGCACATCGATGCGCAAGCATTCGACAGATCGTTGCAAGCGGCGAAGCGCTCGCGCCCGAACTCGTCGCGCGCGTCGCGCGGCTTCTGCCGCACGCGCATCTGCACAACCTGTATGGCCCGACCGAAGCGGCCATCGACGTATCGCACTGGACATGTTCGCCGCAAGATGCCGTAGCGATCTCGGTGCCCATCGGTCATGCGATCTCGAACGTGCAGTTGCATGTGCTCGATGCAGCCTTGCATCCGGTGCCTGCCGGCGGCGTCGGCGAACTCTATCTCGGCGGCGCGGGCATCGCGCGCGGTTATCTCGGACGCGCTGCGCTGACCGCCGAGCGTTTCGTGCCCGATCCGTTCGTCGCTGGAGCGCGGCTTTATCGCACGGGCGACCTTGCGCGCAGACGCGACGATGGCGCGCTCGAATATCTGGGCCGCATCGATACGCAAGTGAAGCTGCGCGGCCAGCGCATCGAACCCGGCGAGATCGAAGCGCTATTGCGTGCCGCGCCGGATGTGCGCGATGCCGTGGTGATCGTGCGCGACGAGCAGTTGCTCGGCTATGTCGCGTGCACCACGCCCGAAGCCTTCGATGAATCCGCGACGCTGAACTCGTTGCGTTCGCAACTACCCGCTTACATGGTGCCTGCACATGTCGTGGCGCTGGATGCGTTGCCGGTCACGCCGAACGGCAAGTGCGATCGCAATGCATTGCCAGCGCCCGCGCGCACGCAGCGGCTGGTGGCTGCTCCGCAGACGCCGACTGAAATCGCGCTCGCATCCATCTGGCAGCGCGTGCTGCATGTCGAGGCCGTCGGCTGCGATGACGACTTCTTCATGCTCGGCGGCCACTCGCTGCTCGCGACGCAAGCGAACGCGCAGGCCAACCTGCACTGGTCGCTCACCTTGCCGCTGCGCACGCTGTTCGACGAACGCACGCTCGCGCGTTGCGCCGCCGCGATCGACGCCGCGCTCGCCAGGCGCGATGCCGATGGCGGTGCGCACGATGCGGCGAGTGCAATCGATGCCTTGCTGGGAGAACTGGAGACGCAATGAGAACCGCACGTAAAAGAGGAACCGCATGACGCCGTCCAAACCCGATCTGCTTTCGCTCGCGACACGTTTCGCTCAGTTGCCGGAGGCGCAGCGCGCGGTGTTCGTCGCGCGTCTCGCCGACGCGGGCATCGACTTTCGCATGCTGCCGATTCCGCCGCGTGCGCGAGGCGACGCGTGCGAAGCAAGCGTGCCCGCATCGTTTGCGCAAACGCGCCTGTGGTTGCATGCGCGCATGATCGACGAGCCCGCGGCCTATCACATCACCGAGCGTCTGCGGCTCGACGGCACGCTCGATGCGCATGCACTGCGTCTTTCGTGCGATGCATTGATCGCGCGTCACGAGGCGCTGCGTACAACCTTCACCGAAGGTGCGGACGGCGTACTGCAAACGGTGCACGCGCCGATGCGCTGTCCGTGGCAGGCCATCGATCTCACGCATATTCCCGCCGCCGAACGCGAGGCGCGTGCGGTGGCCATTGCGTTAGCCGATGAATCGCGTCCATTCGATCTCACGCATGCGCCGCTCGTGCGCGTGCAGTTGATCCGCCTCGACGCGAACACGCACTGGCTTTCTTTGACCACGCATCACATTGTCTCCGATGGCTGGTCCGCCGACATCGCGCTCGCGGAACTGGCATCGTTCTATCGCGCGTATGCGAAGGGCGAGTCCGTATCCGTTGCGCCCCTGCCGATTCAATACGCGGATTACGCGATGTGGCAGCGACGCTGGCTCGATGCAGGCGAACGCGACCGGCAACTCGATTTCTGGCGCGCACGGCTCGATCCGTCACGCGATGTGTTGATGCTGCCGGGCGCGGCGCCGCGACCAGCCGAACGCAGCGCGCGCGGCGCGCGTCATGTGTTTGCGCTCGATGCGTCGCTTGCGGCCCGCTTGCGCGAGTTCGCGAACACGCGTCGCGCAACGCCCTTCGCCGTGCTGCTCGCCGTACTCGACGCACTGTTCGCGCGCGCATCGGGCGAAGCGCATATTCAGATCGGCGTGCCGGCCGCCAACCGCGAGCGCGCGGAAACGGCCGGGCTCATCGGCTTCTTCGTGAACACGCTGACGCTTGCGGCGCGCGTCGATGCAACGCAGCCGTTCGCATCGCTTGTGGATGCATCGCAAGCCGCACTCGTCGATGCGCAATCGCATCAGGACGTGCCGTTCGAGCAGGTCGTGGAGGCGCTCGGCATCGTGCGCAGCGCGAGTCATCATCCGCTGTTTCAGGTGATGGCCACATACGGTGCGCGCCGTGCGCTGCCTTCGCTCGCCGATGTGCGCATGACCGAGCTGCCCTCCGGCACGCCCTTCGCTAAGTTCGATCTGACTGCGAACTTCGAGGAACGCGCGGACGGCTCGCTCGACGCCGCGTTCATCTATGCGCTCGATCTCTTCGATGCCGATGCGATCGAACGCCTCGCGCGCCGCTTCGTCGAACTGTTGCGTCATGCGCTGGATGCGCCGCATACGAACGTCGGCGATCTGCAATGGTTGCCGCAGGACGAACGCGCGCAGCTTGACGCGTGGAATCGCAACGCGCCGGAATGCGTGCCCGAGTTCGTGTCGGTGCCCGAACGCATCGCGCGTCATGCACATGCACGGCCCGATGCGCGCGGCGTCGCCGACATGGAGCGTGCGTTGACGCGCGGCGAAGTCGATGCGCGCGCGACCCGCATCGCACAACGTCTGATCGATGCGGGCGTGCGCGCGGAAATGCGGGTGGGCGTGGCGTTGAGCCGCTCGGTCGATCTGCTCGTCGGTCTGATCGCGGCGCTCAAATCAGGCGGTGCATTCGTGCCGCTTGATCCGAGTCATCCGCGCGAACGTCTCGCGCAGATTCTCGATGATGCGCACATCGAACACATCGTGACCGAACGCGCGAGTCTCGATGCGCTGCCGGTGCCCGCGAACGCGCGCGTCTGGCTGCTCGACGACGAAAACCTCTACGCCGACGATGCCACGTCGGGCGTTGCGTTGCCCGACCTCGCGCCCGAGCAGGCCGCGTATGCAATCTATACATCGGGATCGACGGGCAAGCCGAAGGGCGTGATAGTCGATCATGGTTCGTTCGCGCGTCATTGCGTGGCGATCGCGGAACGTTATGGCGCGACCGAGCGCGATACGTTCATGCTGTTCCAGTCGGTCAATTTCGACGGCGCGCACGAAGGCTGGTTCTCGCAGTACATCTCGGGCGCGGCGGTGGCGATCACCGCCGACACGCTCTGGCCGCCCGCGCTCACCTGCAAACTGATGCGCAAGGAAGGCGTGACGATGACCTACGTGCCGCCCGGCTGCGCCACGCAACTCGCCGAATGGGCGCTCGTGCATGGCGCACCGCCGACGCTCAAGTCGATCACGGTCGGCGGCGAAGCAACATCGCGCGAGGCTTTTGCGTTGATGCGACGTGCGTTCCCGAACGCGCGCATCGTCAACGGATACGGTCCGACCGAGACCGTCATCACGCCGATGCTGTGGATGTTCTATCCCGGCGATGACCCCGCGAAGCTCGCCGATTGCGCCTATCTGCCGATCGGTACGCTGGTCGGCGCACGCACCGCGCATGTGCTCGATGTGCGGCTGAATCCATTGCCTGTCGGCGTGATCGGCGAGCTGTATCTCGGCGGCGAAGGCGTGGGCGTCGCGCGTGGTTATCTCGATCGTCCCGCGCTCACTGCGGAGCGCTTCGTGCCCGATCCTTATGGCGATGCAGGCGCGCGTCTGTATCGTACGGGCGATCTGGTGCGGCGTCGCGCGGACGGTGTGTTCGACTTTATCGGCCGCGTCGATCATCAGGTGAAGCTGCGTGGCCTGCGCATCGAACTCGGTGAAATCGAAGCGCAACTCGCGGCGCATGACGACGTGCGCGAAGCTTGCGCCGTGGTACGCGGCAAGGGCGCGCAGGCGGCGCTCGTCGCCTATG from Caballeronia insecticola includes these protein-coding regions:
- a CDS encoding non-ribosomal peptide synthetase; the encoded protein is MTPSKPDLLSLATRFAQLPEAQRAVFVARLADAGIDFRMLPIPPRARGDACEASVPASFAQTRLWLHARMIDEPAAYHITERLRLDGTLDAHALRLSCDALIARHEALRTTFTEGADGVLQTVHAPMRCPWQAIDLTHIPAAEREARAVAIALADESRPFDLTHAPLVRVQLIRLDANTHWLSLTTHHIVSDGWSADIALAELASFYRAYAKGESVSVAPLPIQYADYAMWQRRWLDAGERDRQLDFWRARLDPSRDVLMLPGAAPRPAERSARGARHVFALDASLAARLREFANTRRATPFAVLLAVLDALFARASGEAHIQIGVPAANRERAETAGLIGFFVNTLTLAARVDATQPFASLVDASQAALVDAQSHQDVPFEQVVEALGIVRSASHHPLFQVMATYGARRALPSLADVRMTELPSGTPFAKFDLTANFEERADGSLDAAFIYALDLFDADAIERLARRFVELLRHALDAPHTNVGDLQWLPQDERAQLDAWNRNAPECVPEFVSVPERIARHAHARPDARGVADMERALTRGEVDARATRIAQRLIDAGVRAEMRVGVALSRSVDLLVGLIAALKSGGAFVPLDPSHPRERLAQILDDAHIEHIVTERASLDALPVPANARVWLLDDENLYADDATSGVALPDLAPEQAAYAIYTSGSTGKPKGVIVDHGSFARHCVAIAERYGATERDTFMLFQSVNFDGAHEGWFSQYISGAAVAITADTLWPPALTCKLMRKEGVTMTYVPPGCATQLAEWALVHGAPPTLKSITVGGEATSREAFALMRRAFPNARIVNGYGPTETVITPMLWMFYPGDDPAKLADCAYLPIGTLVGARTAHVLDVRLNPLPVGVIGELYLGGEGVGVARGYLDRPALTAERFVPDPYGDAGARLYRTGDLVRRRADGVFDFIGRVDHQVKLRGLRIELGEIEAQLAAHDDVREACAVVRGKGAQAALVAYVELKSDARERAALGRAADAAELDAHLRRTLPDYMVPAHIVVLDALPRNANSKVDRAALPEPAKKERIYEAPAAGTEAALAKIWREVLNAERVGRSDHFFELGGHSLAAVRVVTRIAEALGRDVPVRALFETPVLSQYAKRVLEANVCEGAAGVVQRVAHEADENGVWPLSAAQLGLWFLWRAQPQSAAYNIPVAIRLRGTLDADALREALAQAAARHPALRTQLVERDGALPGQRIMPMWRVELPVIDLAGRIDEARRLVDEDALTPFDLASADHLWRARLVRLAEDDHVLSLVVHHIVSDGQSIDLWLDDIRATYVALQKGASVSERSSHALVLPASASGARLAFWRDALQDLPAIELPSPATGRVDEPQWLASRIAFDLDDTLVERARAFALECHATLPMLLHAALNAALHRLTGAHDQPVGVLASTREATGDAARDALGLFINAVVVRTRMTHDDTPASLLATVRDAALAAYAHADVPFADVVAALHAQRPGAGNPLFQVMFNYLRPAAMASRDWAGLAIEGFDDVRHRVVFDLELDVTEHPDARVSVAFSYAIERVDGAFVEALAQCYRALIEQFVHAPHDAFDACEPRFAGVSQTHRAPQTDIDASNEAQALAYIWRDLFEGQTLAFDDDVFEAGATSFAVVRFVDAARRAGFDIAIQDIFATPHFAGLGATLMRRAALASTHDM